The DNA sequence GAATCGGTTCGGCCATCTCCAATGTGGCCGAATGGGGCGGGTTCAACCTGACCTTCACGATCGCGACCTGGATCAGCCTTTCGGCAAACACGGTGTACGGATACACGATCCAGCTCGTCGGCTTCTGCTTCATGTTCTACATGGGCATCGCGTCGGCGACGAGCGTTCGCGTGGCGGAGGCCTTTGGCCGGGGCAACAAGGCTGAGGTGGTCAATGCCGGCCGGCTGGGTGTTGCAGCAACCATCCTGACAGGGGCCACGCTGGGGCTGCTTCTGGTGGTTTTCCGCGAGCCGCTGTCACACCTTCTGGTCAACAAGGAGGCCATGATTGACGGTGTCGTCATCGCACCGGCGATTGCGTCGCTGCTGTTCCTCGCCGCCGTGATGACCCTGTTCGACGGCATGCAGGCCACAGCGTCCTTCGCGCTGCGGGCACAGGAGATCGTCTGGTCGCCCAGCCTGATTCACGTCGGCTCTTTCTTTCTGGTGATGCTGCCGGCCTGCTACTGGCTGGGCATTGAGCAGGGGCGTGGTGCGAAAGGCATGATGGAAGGCGCTTTGATGGGCGTGTTCGTGGCGGGGACGTTGCAGGCGCTGATGCTGGAACTGAAAGCGGCGTGCCCCCTGAAGGGACACGCCGCCTTGAAACTCTAATAAATCCGGAAACGGATGGACCGGTCTTAGAGATCCTTCATAGCGGAGGCTGGCTTGAAGGAAGCCGATGTCTTCTCCGGGATCTTGATCGGTTCACCGGTTGCCGGGTTGCGGCCGGTGCGGGCATTGCGGGTTTTCGGCGCGAATGTGCCGAAGCCTGCGATGGCGACCTGCTTACGCGATTTCACCGCGTCGGCGATCGTGTCGAATACAGCATCAACGGCCTTGCCGGCGTCGCTTTGCGACAGACCGGAAGCAGCGGCCACTGCCTTCGTAAGTTCACCCTTGTTCATACGGGTTCTCCTCT is a window from the uncultured Hyphomonas sp. genome containing:
- a CDS encoding HU family DNA-binding protein yields the protein MNKGELTKAVAAASGLSQSDAGKAVDAVFDTIADAVKSRKQVAIAGFGTFAPKTRNARTGRNPATGEPIKIPEKTSASFKPASAMKDL